A portion of the Desmodus rotundus isolate HL8 chromosome 8, HLdesRot8A.1, whole genome shotgun sequence genome contains these proteins:
- the CCR8 gene encoding C-C chemokine receptor type 8, with the protein MDYTLEPNVTVTDYYYPDSLSSPCDVEITQTDSKLLLAIFYCLLFVFGLLGNSLVILVLVVCKKLKSITDIYLLNLALSDLLFVFSFPFQTHYHLHQWVFGTTMCKVVSGFYYIGFFSSMFFITLMSVDRYLAIVHAVYAMRVRTARMGTALTLAVWLTAGMATSPLVVFYQVSSEDGVLQCYSSYNQQTLRWKLFTHFEMNILGLFIPFTILLFCYISILHQLKNCQNQNKAKAIKLVLIVVIASLFFWVPFNVVLFLTSLHDLHVLDGCVTNQRLLYATHVTEIISFTHCCVNPVIYAFMGEKFKKHLSEIFQKSCNHVFLYLGRPIPKEYREKSFSSQHSFRSSNTDYIL; encoded by the coding sequence ATGGATTATACTCTCGAGCCCAATGTGACAGTCACCGACTACTACTATCCTGATAGCCTCTCAAGCCCCTGTGATGTGGAAATTACCCAGACAGACAGCAAGTTGCTTCTCGCCATCTTTTACTGCCTCCTGTTTGTCTTTGGCCTTCTCGGGAACAGCCTGGTCATCCTGGTCCTTGTCGTCTGCAAGAAGCTGAAGAGCATCACAGACATATACCTCTTGAACCTGGCGCTGTCGGACTTACTTTTtgtcttctccttcccctttcagACTCACTACCACCTCCACCAGTGGGTGTTTGGGACTACCATGTGCAAGGTGGTCTCCGGCTTTTATTACATAGGCTTCTTCAGCAGCATGTTTTTCATCACCCTCATGAGCGTGGACAGGTACCTGGCGATCGTCCACGCCGTGTATGCCATGAGGGTGAGGACAGCCAGGATGGGCACGGCCCTGACCCTGGCGGTGTGGCTGACCGCCGGCATGGCCACCAGCCCGCTGGTGGTCTTCTACCAAGTGTCCTCTGAAGATGGTGTCCTCCAGTGTTACTCGTCTTACAATCAACAGACTTTAAGGTGGAAGCTCTTCACCCACTTTGAAATGAACATCTTAGGCCTGTTCATCCCATTCACCATCCTCCTGTTCTGCTACATTAGCATCCTGCACCAGCTGAAGAACTGCCAAAACCAAAACAAGGCCAAGGCTATCAAGCTGGTGCTCATCGTGGTCATTGCATCTTTATTCTTCTGGGTCCCCTTCAATGTGGTCCTCTTCCTCACTTCCCTGCACGACCTGCACGTCCTGGATGGATGTGTCACGAACCAGCGGCTGTTGTACGCCACCCATGTCACGGAAATCATTTCCTTCACTCACTGCTGTGTGAACCCTGTGATCTATGCTTTCATGGGGGAGAAGTTCAAGAAACACCTCTCAGAGATATTTCAGAAAAGTTGCAACCACGTCTTCCTCTACTTAGGGAGACCGATCCCCAAGGAATACAGGGAGAAATCATTCTCCTCTCAGCACTCCTTCCGCTCCTCCAACACAGACTACATACTGTGA